From the genome of Phytohabitans rumicis, one region includes:
- a CDS encoding SAM-dependent methyltransferase, which yields MRPMTGSQPHPNFDALVPHSARLWNYWLGGKDNFASDRVAGDEIARRFPSIIDLAKADRAFLQRVVRYFVADQGIRQILDIGTGLPTADNTHEVAQSIAPESRIVYVDNDPLVLVHARALLTSNPAGATDYIEADLHNPDTILRDARRTLDFDKPIAITLLGVVHFILDEEEAQQVVRQLAAAVPPGSYLAIAHGCHDIRKAEADDIVTFWNERGRPKIVYRSSAEIRRFFDGLELLQPGVVPCTRWCPGPKDPDIDVNQYCGVVRKP from the coding sequence ATGCGCCCCATGACAGGTAGCCAGCCACACCCAAACTTTGATGCGCTTGTGCCGCACTCGGCACGATTGTGGAACTACTGGCTCGGCGGCAAGGACAACTTCGCATCAGACCGCGTCGCCGGAGACGAGATCGCCAGGCGCTTTCCGTCCATCATCGACCTTGCCAAAGCCGACCGGGCCTTCCTGCAACGCGTCGTCCGCTACTTCGTCGCCGACCAGGGCATCCGGCAGATCCTCGACATCGGGACCGGCCTGCCCACCGCCGACAACACCCACGAGGTCGCCCAGTCGATCGCCCCCGAGTCCCGGATCGTGTACGTCGACAACGACCCGCTCGTACTCGTGCACGCCCGCGCCCTGCTCACCAGCAACCCCGCAGGCGCCACCGACTACATCGAAGCCGACCTACACAACCCGGACACGATCCTGCGCGACGCGCGCCGCACCCTCGACTTCGACAAACCCATCGCGATCACCCTGCTGGGCGTCGTGCATTTCATCCTCGACGAGGAGGAAGCACAACAAGTGGTGCGACAACTCGCCGCCGCCGTGCCGCCCGGCAGCTACCTGGCCATCGCGCACGGATGCCACGACATCAGGAAAGCCGAGGCGGACGACATCGTCACGTTCTGGAACGAACGCGGCAGGCCGAAGATCGTCTACCGCAGCTCCGCCGAGATCCGACGGTTCTTTGACGGATTGGAACTGCTGCAGCCAGGCGTCGTGCCCTGCACGCGCTGGTGCCCAGGGCCGAAGGATCCCGACATCGACGTCAACCAGTACTGCGGTGTCGTCCGAAAGCCGTAA
- a CDS encoding helix-turn-helix domain-containing protein, with the protein MPGTPRPPVDDEQLHPILARRRLSAAIRQLREAAQLTQAAVAALLGWSETKVIRMETGHVGVSKSDLTVLAHTYGVTNRGQIDALAALAVRGTRQPWASYRDVYDADTLLRLAHEDAAGTIRQFDHALIPAILRTEAYARAVQYRFAPPGTPPHRTERRIQACLRQQALHERPHPPTMSYVLDQAVIDRPVGATPADLDITLAQLEHLKQMAAHPHINVRILPYSHGLHLGLSSPYVIFGFADDGEVLFVRDGRRRRTDTDSCETEQYLADFVALEAATDPYDLRPIDAAIARLTTAAHLQPS; encoded by the coding sequence GTGCCAGGCACTCCCCGACCACCCGTGGACGACGAGCAACTACACCCCATCCTGGCCCGGCGCCGGTTGTCCGCAGCGATACGGCAGCTACGCGAGGCCGCGCAGCTGACCCAGGCCGCGGTAGCGGCGCTGCTCGGCTGGTCGGAAACAAAAGTGATCCGGATGGAGACCGGTCACGTCGGCGTGTCGAAGTCCGACCTGACGGTGCTTGCCCACACGTACGGCGTGACCAACCGCGGACAGATCGACGCGCTGGCGGCGTTGGCGGTACGCGGAACCCGGCAGCCGTGGGCCAGCTACCGCGACGTGTACGACGCCGACACGCTGCTGCGCCTCGCCCACGAGGACGCCGCCGGCACCATCCGCCAGTTCGACCACGCCCTGATCCCCGCCATCCTGCGCACCGAGGCGTACGCCCGCGCGGTGCAGTACCGCTTCGCCCCACCAGGTACCCCACCGCATCGGACCGAGCGTCGAATCCAGGCGTGCCTGCGCCAGCAAGCCCTGCACGAACGTCCACACCCGCCAACCATGTCGTACGTGCTGGACCAGGCCGTCATCGACCGGCCGGTCGGCGCCACGCCCGCCGACCTGGACATCACCCTGGCCCAGCTGGAGCACCTCAAACAGATGGCAGCCCACCCACACATCAACGTTCGGATCCTGCCGTACAGCCACGGCCTGCATCTCGGCCTGAGCAGCCCGTACGTCATCTTCGGGTTCGCCGACGACGGTGAGGTCCTGTTCGTCCGCGACGGCCGGCGCCGCCGAACCGACACCGACTCCTGCGAAACCGAGCAGTATCTAGCCGACTTCGTCGCGTTGGAGGCGGCCACCGACCCGTATGACCTCCGCCCCATCGACGCCGCCATAGCCCGGCTGACCACAGCGGCGCACTTGCAGCCCAGCTGA
- a CDS encoding SAM-dependent methyltransferase yields MQGWARGVDTTRGSVARLYDYYLGGTHNFEVDREIAAQILTLQPLAPLIARANRAWLGRAVSYLAQQGIRQFLDIGSGIPTKGNVHEIAQAVAADSRVLYVDTDPVAVMHGHQILDGNDLADAVQGDLRDPGELLHRIDTDDALSSIIDLSMPTAIILASVVQFVQDDTAAAAAVRAVRERMAPGSYLAMSHPTPEVGGSAASAAEGAKEYRERTDSGFRLRQPDEILGYFDGFTLVPPGLVWVPEWRPDHTDTDLGPFVDHPSRSGIVAGVGYKDL; encoded by the coding sequence ATGCAGGGTTGGGCAAGAGGCGTCGACACCACGCGTGGATCCGTGGCACGCCTGTATGACTACTATCTGGGCGGAACGCACAATTTCGAAGTCGATCGCGAAATCGCCGCGCAGATCCTTACGCTGCAACCTCTCGCCCCACTGATCGCCAGGGCCAACCGGGCCTGGCTCGGACGAGCGGTGAGCTACCTCGCCCAGCAGGGGATCCGTCAGTTTCTGGACATCGGATCAGGCATCCCAACGAAGGGCAACGTCCATGAGATTGCCCAGGCCGTTGCCGCAGACTCCCGGGTGCTCTATGTGGACACCGATCCGGTGGCCGTCATGCACGGCCACCAGATACTGGACGGCAACGACCTCGCCGACGCCGTCCAAGGCGACCTCCGGGACCCCGGCGAGCTACTCCACCGGATAGACACGGACGACGCTCTGTCCTCGATCATCGACCTGAGCATGCCGACGGCTATCATCCTCGCCTCGGTGGTCCAGTTCGTACAGGACGATACAGCGGCCGCCGCGGCGGTGCGGGCGGTGCGCGAACGCATGGCGCCTGGTAGCTACCTGGCCATGTCTCACCCGACACCTGAAGTCGGTGGTAGCGCTGCCAGCGCTGCAGAGGGCGCGAAGGAATACCGCGAGCGGACCGACTCCGGCTTCCGGCTCCGGCAGCCCGACGAAATCCTTGGGTACTTCGATGGGTTCACGCTCGTGCCGCCTGGGCTGGTGTGGGTGCCCGAATGGCGTCCCGATCACACGGACACGGATCTAGGCCCCTTTGTCGATCACCCATCTCGCTCCGGCATCGTGGCTGGCGTCGGATACAAGGATCTATAG
- a CDS encoding transposase, which yields MQARLRALLCQAHPAAVDVWAGLDYGLRRREARAVLAAGPTAATAQRLTPYRLSKILAAAGRTRLIDAEAYRLAEAFAVPVLRLPAPVEQAMAVEVRTVLDLFEQACRASDHLTTQLTDAFLDHGTAKIYTSLPGCGLLTGARLLAEIGDDPARFATSKGLRAYAGVAPLTWESGSSRLVTHRRICDRRLKRTAILWAFTSLTRSPGCRTLYDRRRTAGDTYAGALRRVAGRLLSCLHHCLATGQQYDEAAAFSTSTVVPGD from the coding sequence GTGCAGGCCAGGCTGCGCGCGCTGCTGTGCCAGGCGCACCCGGCGGCGGTCGACGTATGGGCCGGGCTTGACTACGGTCTGCGGCGCCGGGAGGCGCGGGCAGTGCTGGCCGCCGGACCCACTGCCGCGACCGCGCAGCGGCTGACCCCGTATCGCCTCTCGAAGATCCTCGCGGCGGCCGGCCGGACCCGTCTGATCGACGCCGAGGCGTACCGGTTGGCTGAGGCGTTCGCAGTTCCCGTGCTGCGGCTTCCGGCGCCTGTCGAGCAGGCCATGGCCGTCGAGGTACGCACCGTGCTGGACCTGTTCGAGCAAGCCTGCCGGGCCAGCGACCACCTCACTACCCAGCTGACTGACGCGTTCCTCGACCATGGCACGGCTAAGATCTACACCTCTCTTCCCGGGTGCGGGCTCCTGACCGGCGCCAGACTCCTTGCCGAGATCGGCGATGACCCCGCACGATTCGCCACCTCGAAAGGGCTGCGGGCATACGCCGGCGTCGCACCACTGACCTGGGAAAGCGGCTCCAGCCGCCTGGTCACCCATCGGCGGATCTGCGACCGCAGACTCAAGCGAACGGCCATCTTGTGGGCCTTCACGTCGCTGACCCGCTCCCCAGGATGCCGGACGTTGTACGACCGACGGCGCACAGCCGGCGACACCTACGCCGGCGCCCTTCGCCGCGTCGCCGGACGCCTGCTCAGCTGCCTGCACCACTGTCTGGCCACAGGCCAGCAATACGACGAGGCAGCCGCGTTCTCAACGTCCACTGTGGTTCCTGGCGACTGA
- a CDS encoding tetratricopeptide repeat protein, whose product MMVFEVDAGAVDYAAVLIDAGQSAAAKAVLAEALPPKPPAVQDSNPVVMRAAALYAVVLGRDPAAERWATHAFEVSQRLPEPDALPALAARGALAGVLYRAGQLDRCIQLFQGLVEGLQRRVGPDGSAALIARADLALAQHVNGRCAAARTEMSTVLAAYRRHHPHDHRTHVRMLLTLAQMQRRCQADPDAVQSFVAAVTLAHQHLPTGDPLIRQATRLARTPGGPPCRQCRDGATAGSYLYGDADGGVTR is encoded by the coding sequence TTGATGGTATTCGAGGTCGACGCCGGCGCGGTCGATTACGCCGCCGTGCTCATCGACGCCGGTCAGAGCGCCGCGGCCAAGGCCGTCTTGGCCGAGGCGCTGCCGCCGAAGCCGCCGGCCGTGCAGGACTCGAACCCGGTCGTGATGCGCGCGGCTGCGCTGTACGCGGTCGTGCTCGGCCGTGACCCAGCTGCGGAGCGGTGGGCCACCCACGCGTTCGAGGTCAGCCAGCGCCTGCCCGAACCGGATGCCCTGCCCGCCCTGGCCGCGCGTGGCGCACTCGCTGGTGTGTTGTATCGCGCCGGCCAACTCGACCGCTGCATCCAGCTTTTCCAAGGCCTGGTCGAAGGACTGCAGCGCCGGGTCGGTCCCGACGGCAGCGCGGCGCTCATCGCCCGCGCCGACCTGGCCCTCGCCCAGCACGTCAACGGCCGATGCGCGGCCGCGCGGACCGAGATGTCCACCGTCCTTGCCGCCTACCGCCGCCATCACCCACACGATCACCGCACCCACGTGCGGATGCTACTGACCCTCGCGCAGATGCAGCGCCGCTGCCAGGCAGACCCCGACGCGGTGCAGAGCTTTGTCGCCGCCGTCACCTTGGCCCACCAGCACCTGCCCACCGGCGACCCGCTGATCCGACAAGCGACGCGCCTGGCCCGCACACCAGGCGGCCCACCGTGCCGGCAATGCCGCGATGGCGCGACCGCCGGCTCATACCTGTACGGCGACGCGGACGGGGGCGTCACCCGATGA